A stretch of Lysinibacillus agricola DNA encodes these proteins:
- a CDS encoding class I SAM-dependent methyltransferase, protein MYSDYGPLCTELYDLTKPVGYSIGGDIEYYLERLKGAKGRVLEAGVGSGRFLIPLLENGYDVEGIDYSPEMLDSCRKHCKERGFKPNLYEGNLSNFSVDSKYEAIVMPTGSFCLIENSKDAMDALTCMYNHLIPGGRLIVDMLLPTDWQTGEITSSYYEISQEEGIAIERKAVEMNWIEQYTLTVLKYEKWRNGKLIDTELQRFPLRWYGIEEFQHILTSIGFSEITCSADYVYNKKPSKEHSLITFEAVRK, encoded by the coding sequence ATGTATAGTGATTACGGTCCTTTATGTACAGAACTTTATGATTTGACAAAACCAGTAGGATATTCTATTGGTGGGGATATTGAATATTATCTTGAACGATTAAAAGGAGCTAAGGGAAGAGTACTTGAAGCAGGAGTTGGCTCTGGACGCTTCTTAATCCCTTTACTTGAAAATGGATATGATGTTGAGGGGATCGACTACTCACCTGAAATGTTAGATTCATGCCGAAAACATTGTAAAGAAAGAGGATTCAAGCCAAATCTATATGAAGGTAACTTGAGCAATTTTTCAGTAGACTCAAAATATGAAGCGATTGTTATGCCGACAGGTTCGTTCTGTTTAATCGAGAATTCTAAAGATGCGATGGATGCATTAACATGTATGTATAATCATTTGATCCCTGGAGGCCGTCTAATTGTAGACATGCTTTTACCTACAGACTGGCAAACAGGGGAAATTACTTCATCCTACTATGAAATTTCGCAAGAGGAAGGAATTGCAATAGAAAGAAAAGCCGTTGAAATGAACTGGATCGAACAATATACGCTAACCGTTTTAAAATATGAAAAATGGCGAAATGGTAAATTAATTGATACAGAGTTACAAAGATTTCCGTTAAGATGGTACGGAATAGAAGAATTCCAGCACATATTAACAAGCATAGGTTTTTCTGAGATTACTTGCTCCGCTGATTATGTTTATAACAAGAAGCCTTCAAAGGAGCATTCATTAATTACATTTGAAGCTGTTCGTAAATAA
- the phnC gene encoding phosphonate ABC transporter ATP-binding protein, with translation MKPLLQVQQLEMEYADGTKALRGISFDVHKGEFIAVIGPSGAGKSTLLRSINRLVTPTSGDIVYEGESLMTAKGTGLRKLRSNIGMIFQHYNVVDRLSVLENVLHGNLGRMSIMSGLFNRYSEAQKEMAIHLLKKVGLENEIRKRVDELSGGQRQRVGVCRALAQNPALILADEPIASLDPKSSAIVMESIYENCLEQGIACLVNLHQVDVAKKYATRIIAIQKGQILFDGKPEDLTDELIVRLYEGKEDELLAS, from the coding sequence ATGAAACCTTTATTACAAGTTCAACAATTAGAAATGGAATATGCAGATGGAACAAAGGCACTTCGAGGCATTTCATTTGATGTGCATAAAGGTGAATTTATCGCCGTAATCGGCCCTAGTGGTGCGGGGAAATCAACATTACTTCGCTCAATTAATCGCCTTGTCACGCCAACATCAGGTGATATCGTCTACGAAGGTGAATCGCTAATGACAGCGAAAGGTACGGGCTTACGCAAACTTCGCTCAAATATTGGCATGATTTTTCAACATTATAATGTCGTCGACCGCTTAAGTGTACTAGAAAATGTACTACACGGAAATTTAGGGCGCATGAGTATTATGTCAGGGCTTTTCAATCGCTATTCAGAAGCACAAAAAGAAATGGCTATTCATTTATTGAAGAAAGTCGGATTAGAAAATGAAATTCGTAAGCGCGTTGATGAACTAAGTGGTGGTCAACGCCAACGTGTCGGCGTTTGTCGTGCATTAGCACAAAACCCTGCACTTATTTTAGCAGATGAACCAATTGCGTCACTTGACCCAAAATCGTCTGCAATCGTAATGGAGAGCATTTATGAAAATTGTCTTGAACAAGGCATTGCATGTTTAGTCAACTTACACCAAGTTGATGTGGCGAAAAAATATGCGACGCGCATTATTGCTATTCAAAAAGGGCAAATACTATTTGATGGCAAACCAGAAGATTTAACAGATGAGTTAATCGTACGTTTATATGAAGGAAAAGAAGACGAGTTACTAGCAAGCTGA
- the phnE gene encoding phosphonate ABC transporter, permease protein PhnE: protein MMNTSLDTKTSKIKKSLNIFLFISVILFSVWYVEFDLMGFFYAIPTFVQFILTDFLPPDMSEMKTFIEPVIDTILLAFIATGIACVLGLVLAILMAQNTAPSKTVALVLKAALTFCRNIPALVWAAILVVIFGIGNLPGLLALVVFGTSFLARVYSEAIEELDGHAEEAIVAVGGNYFHVLKHAVIPQFMPSFLNWSLFMVEIGIRASAILGLVGAGGLGTLIKQTMDLFQYDKTAMAIVIMIVLIMIVETTSQKLRERII, encoded by the coding sequence ATGATGAATACAAGTTTAGATACAAAAACAAGCAAGATTAAAAAGTCGCTTAATATATTCTTATTCATCTCAGTCATTCTATTTTCGGTTTGGTATGTTGAATTCGATTTAATGGGATTTTTCTATGCCATTCCGACGTTTGTTCAGTTTATACTGACGGACTTCCTACCACCTGATATGAGTGAGATGAAGACCTTTATTGAGCCTGTCATTGATACGATTCTCTTAGCATTTATTGCGACAGGAATCGCCTGTGTTTTAGGGTTAGTTTTAGCGATTTTAATGGCGCAAAACACAGCGCCTTCAAAAACGGTCGCATTGGTATTAAAAGCAGCTTTAACATTTTGTCGAAATATCCCAGCGCTTGTTTGGGCGGCGATTTTAGTCGTGATTTTTGGGATTGGTAATTTACCGGGATTGCTTGCCTTAGTTGTCTTCGGTACAAGCTTTTTAGCACGTGTGTATTCAGAAGCAATTGAAGAACTTGATGGGCATGCAGAAGAAGCGATTGTGGCAGTTGGGGGGAACTACTTCCATGTATTAAAACATGCGGTGATTCCTCAATTTATGCCGAGCTTTTTAAACTGGTCGCTATTCATGGTCGAGATTGGCATTCGTGCGAGTGCAATTCTAGGGCTAGTAGGCGCTGGAGGACTCGGTACACTGATTAAACAAACAATGGATCTATTCCAATATGACAAAACAGCGATGGCAATTGTCATTATGATTGTGTTAATTATGATTGTCGAAACAACCTCACAAAAATTAAGGGAGCGAATTATTTAA
- a CDS encoding PhnE/PtxC family ABC transporter permease, producing MTAKQESIQLPTRKKKKIPISHAKTKQQQQLFFGVSGLLFVISLLVVDIDWKQFVTGVEKLPATLSNMMQISTAMLPDYLREMLASLAVALLALIFGLVLSIMTAFLVARNITPSMMLSRIIRFSIMIIRAVPTTVWVLIAVASIGFGYTAGILGLILPTAAYLIRTFAAQIEEVGDDTIEALRSVGACWILIIFKGLLPKLKTIFIATIAFKFEMNVSESVVLGMVGAGGVGMLIQDSIAYYNFGDMTLGILIVFVTMFTIETCTGLLRKKLR from the coding sequence ATGACAGCGAAACAAGAATCGATTCAGTTGCCAACTCGCAAGAAGAAAAAAATTCCGATTTCCCATGCTAAAACGAAACAGCAGCAACAACTATTTTTTGGTGTGAGTGGGCTTTTGTTCGTCATTAGTTTACTCGTTGTGGATATTGATTGGAAACAGTTTGTAACGGGTGTCGAAAAGCTACCTGCAACACTGTCAAATATGATGCAAATTTCAACGGCGATGTTGCCAGATTATTTACGTGAAATGCTAGCATCACTAGCTGTCGCGTTACTTGCCTTAATCTTCGGTTTAGTACTTTCGATTATGACCGCCTTTCTAGTTGCAAGAAACATTACACCTTCTATGATGTTAAGTCGTATAATTCGCTTCTCCATCATGATCATTCGCGCAGTGCCAACGACGGTTTGGGTATTAATTGCGGTCGCAAGTATTGGCTTCGGTTATACAGCGGGGATTTTAGGGCTTATTTTACCGACGGCTGCGTATTTAATTAGAACGTTTGCGGCACAAATTGAAGAAGTTGGCGATGACACTATTGAAGCGCTTCGTTCGGTTGGTGCATGTTGGATTTTAATTATTTTCAAAGGGTTACTACCAAAGCTAAAAACAATTTTTATCGCCACAATTGCCTTTAAGTTTGAGATGAATGTATCTGAATCAGTTGTATTAGGTATGGTTGGTGCAGGCGGTGTCGGTATGTTAATTCAAGACTCCATTGCATACTACAACTTTGGCGACATGACGCTTGGTATTTTAATCGTTTTTGTGACAATGTTTACGATTGAAACATGCACGGGCTTATTACGAAAAAAACTACGTTAG
- a CDS encoding GntR family transcriptional regulator: MTSLADQAYEILLERCIKADYMPGEKLSENRLSDDLNMSRTPIRTALIRLIRKKYIQSIDKKGIIVKGFSEKTFLDTCFFLADLQQIVLNDLIQKNNVELLEILDGIIAEQIKAHEQNDYYRYLICTYDYMEKTFESYNNEVLLQAFKNVRQNTTRMSMIIYNLTKQEPHYSTISMFQALNEGLRQQNPKSIHHYLLHNKKRINEIQQLFNVHGEHLNTDS, encoded by the coding sequence ATGACATCTTTAGCTGATCAAGCATATGAAATTTTATTAGAACGCTGCATTAAAGCAGACTATATGCCCGGAGAAAAACTATCCGAAAATAGATTAAGCGATGACTTAAACATGAGCCGCACGCCAATTCGTACTGCACTTATCCGGCTTATTCGTAAAAAATACATTCAGTCAATTGATAAAAAAGGTATCATCGTTAAAGGTTTTTCTGAAAAGACATTTTTGGATACATGCTTTTTTCTAGCAGATTTACAACAAATTGTCCTCAATGATCTCATTCAAAAAAATAATGTGGAACTGCTGGAAATACTTGATGGCATCATTGCAGAACAAATTAAAGCGCACGAGCAAAATGATTATTACCGATATTTAATTTGCACATACGACTATATGGAAAAAACATTTGAAAGCTATAATAACGAAGTACTATTACAAGCGTTTAAAAATGTGCGTCAAAACACAACACGCATGTCGATGATTATTTATAACTTAACGAAGCAAGAACCGCACTATTCAACAATTAGCATGTTCCAAGCACTTAATGAAGGTTTAAGACAACAAAATCCGAAGAGTATTCATCATTATTTATTGCATAACAAAAAGCGCATTAACGAAATTCAACAACTTTTCAATGTGCACGGTGAACATTTGAATACTGACTCCTAA
- a CDS encoding GNAT family N-acetyltransferase yields MIELRKITGDNIDEVIALEVGENQKDFIETTNLRSFADAHMLNADGIPATPLAIYADEVAVGFLMYIYDTLDHESFENEVFYGKKSYFIWHIMIDKSHQGKGYGKLAFEKMLMDIENMPYGEAEYVTLFYHTSNVKAKTLYVSFGFVDTGIIQDNSMLAIKKLDGKITESIVE; encoded by the coding sequence ATGATTGAATTACGAAAGATAACCGGTGATAACATAGATGAAGTAATAGCACTTGAAGTTGGAGAAAACCAGAAAGACTTTATAGAAACTACTAACCTCAGAAGCTTTGCAGATGCTCATATGTTGAACGCAGACGGGATACCAGCGACTCCCCTTGCCATTTATGCCGATGAAGTTGCGGTTGGATTTTTGATGTATATTTATGATACGTTGGATCATGAATCATTTGAAAATGAAGTTTTTTACGGGAAGAAGAGCTATTTTATTTGGCATATTATGATTGATAAGAGTCACCAGGGGAAAGGATATGGCAAACTTGCTTTTGAAAAAATGTTGATGGATATTGAAAATATGCCATATGGGGAAGCTGAATATGTAACCCTCTTTTATCATACAAGTAATGTCAAAGCTAAAACATTATACGTTTCATTTGGTTTTGTAGATACAGGCATCATTCAGGATAATTCGATGTTGGCGATTAAAAAACTAGATGGGAAAATAACAGAATCCATAGTAGAATAG
- a CDS encoding tyrosine-protein phosphatase, translated as MVQLLETFEEIYNFRDMGGRVTKDGRRVKKGLLFRCGELGHATNADLTRLKDMDIQVIFDYRDDHEASKVVTPTIEGVINIRVPANTNLDHSSTSLEDMLKNPMWTRENALGHFYADMLFENESYKALLACIREQQVPLVHHCAAGKDRTGVGAALIYLLLGVSEEAIIEEYLLTNEATAIKPPIWFTKMKEQMAEYQVIFGKMAGVEAVYMQTVFDRIKEIYPTYEAYFKEEFGIDEVEIARLKDYYLEVI; from the coding sequence ATGGTGCAACTATTAGAGACGTTTGAAGAAATTTATAATTTTCGTGATATGGGTGGGCGAGTAACGAAAGATGGGCGCCGTGTAAAAAAAGGTTTGCTATTTCGTTGTGGTGAACTAGGACATGCAACAAATGCCGATCTTACTCGTTTAAAAGATATGGACATTCAAGTGATTTTTGATTATCGTGATGATCACGAAGCAAGCAAAGTCGTAACTCCAACAATTGAAGGTGTCATCAACATTCGCGTACCTGCAAATACAAATTTAGACCACAGCTCAACATCGCTGGAAGATATGTTGAAAAATCCAATGTGGACACGAGAAAATGCCCTTGGTCATTTCTATGCGGACATGTTATTTGAAAATGAATCATATAAAGCACTACTAGCGTGTATTCGTGAGCAACAAGTTCCATTAGTACACCACTGTGCAGCAGGGAAAGACCGTACTGGTGTCGGTGCAGCTTTAATCTACTTATTGCTTGGCGTATCAGAAGAAGCAATTATTGAAGAATATCTCTTAACAAATGAGGCGACAGCTATAAAACCACCAATCTGGTTTACTAAAATGAAAGAACAAATGGCTGAATATCAAGTCATTTTTGGGAAAATGGCTGGTGTAGAAGCAGTTTATATGCAGACCGTTTTCGATCGTATTAAAGAAATCTACCCTACGTATGAAGCATATTTCAAAGAGGAGTTCGGCATCGATGAAGTGGAAATTGCTCGACTAAAAGATTACTACCTTGAAGTTATTTAA
- a CDS encoding phosphate/phosphite/phosphonate ABC transporter substrate-binding protein, translated as MKTYKKSLLLSSMLVGALALAGCSGEKQDEFIIAYLPQENSEQKAKVDKAFEEDLEKILGMEVSSYQANSYNAAIEAMKNDKADLALFGAFSYIVASERAGAEALAGIKTDTSLPMSVFITASDSDIESLEDLKGKTIGFADPVSTSGHLMPKSYLIESLGLTLEEVEKEGKFFKSINFAGGHDKAVIGVTNKQYDVATVSPGVLKMMEKNGVIKKDDYKIIEEVPTIEVGSGGAYAIRDNHSEETKNDVKEFLLTYDDPTYLEALTGSKDTKLVEVQDSDFDKFREVAESLNLSPEELLAH; from the coding sequence ATGAAAACGTACAAGAAGTCACTTTTATTAAGTTCGATGTTAGTTGGTGCGCTCGCTTTAGCTGGTTGTAGTGGAGAGAAGCAAGATGAGTTCATTATTGCCTACTTACCACAAGAAAACTCAGAACAAAAAGCAAAAGTAGACAAAGCATTTGAGGAAGATTTAGAAAAAATCTTAGGAATGGAAGTATCTTCTTATCAAGCAAATAGTTACAATGCTGCAATCGAAGCAATGAAAAATGACAAAGCAGATTTAGCATTATTCGGTGCATTTTCATATATTGTCGCAAGTGAGCGTGCAGGCGCTGAGGCATTAGCAGGTATTAAAACAGATACATCGCTGCCTATGAGCGTATTCATTACAGCAAGTGATTCAGATATCGAGTCATTAGAAGACTTAAAAGGTAAAACGATTGGATTTGCGGACCCTGTTTCAACGTCAGGTCACTTAATGCCAAAATCATATTTAATTGAAAGCCTTGGTTTAACGCTTGAAGAAGTTGAAAAAGAAGGTAAATTCTTTAAGAGTATTAACTTTGCTGGTGGACATGATAAAGCGGTAATTGGTGTTACGAACAAACAATATGATGTGGCAACTGTATCACCGGGTGTACTTAAAATGATGGAAAAAAACGGTGTCATCAAAAAAGATGATTACAAAATTATTGAAGAAGTCCCAACGATTGAAGTAGGTTCTGGCGGTGCGTATGCAATTCGTGACAATCACTCAGAAGAAACGAAGAATGATGTAAAAGAGTTCTTATTAACATATGATGACCCAACGTATTTAGAGGCATTAACAGGCAGTAAAGATACAAAATTAGTCGAAGTACAAGATAGCGATTTTGATAAGTTTAGAGAAGTTGCGGAATCGTTGAACTTAAGCCCTGAAGAATTATTAGCGCACTAA